In Pseudomonas sp. ADAK2, the genomic window ATGCCGCAGGATGACGACTATCAGCTGGCCCAGGCCCTGAGCCTGCTCAAAGGGCTGAGCATTACCTCCGGCCGCTGAGATGCGCCTGTGGTTCATCCTCGGTCTGTTGTGCTGTCTGGCGGGTGCTGCTCACGCGGAACCCGCCACGACCAAGCCGCACAAGGCCTACCTGACACTGATCATCGATGACCTGGGGCAGAACCTGCCCCGGGATCGTCGCGTGCTCGCCCTGCCCGGCCCGGTAACGACGGCAATCATGCCCGACACGCCCCACGCCGCCGAATTCGCTCGCGAAGCCCATCGCGCCGGCAAGATCGTCATCCTGCACATGCCCATGGACCCGGCCACCGGCCCATTCGCCTGGCACCCTGACTTGCCCATCGAAGAACTTGAGAAACGCCTCAACGCCGCGTTCCAGGCCGTGCCGTACACCGCCGGCATCAACAACCACATGGGCAGCCGCATGACCGCGCAACAACCGGCCATGGCCTGGCTGATGGCGGATTTGCAGCGCCGGCACAAGTTCTTCGTCGACAGCCGCACCAGTGCGCAAACCGTAGGCGCAGCGGAAGCGCAGAAGATTGGATTAGCGAGTGTTTCGCGGGATGTGTTCCTGGATGACGAGCGCACTGAAGCGGCGATCTTTACGCAGTTGCAGACGGCGATAAACCTGGCGCACAAGCAGGGTTCGGCAGTGATGATCGGGCATCCGTATCCGCAGACGCTGGCGGTGCTGGAGCGTGAACTGCCGAAGCTGAAGGCTCAGGGGATTGACTGGATCGACATCAAGTTGATGATCAGTGTGCGCAGCAACAAGGCGATGGCGGGGCATGGGAAGGATGGTGTGTACCGCTAACCCGCAAAATACATTGCTTTGTGTTAAACCAACTGAATTATTCACAACTCCCTATTAAAAATCACCGAGCGACGCTCTAACAACAAGACATACTTCAACTTCACCTCTGCACCCCCCTTCAATTACACTCGCCCCGCACGACTTCACAGTACCTATTTAATACATGCTCAAGACCAAGGATCGGTTATGCATACTAAAATTACGGCACTTTCATTCTTTGCACTAGCGACACTTTCACTTTCCTTCGGCACATTTGCCCAGACGATTCCCGAATCGCCAGAGGCTGTCCTACTTAGTAATAAGGATGGCCAAAACAACAAATGGAACGGTATAGGAAACATATTCAAGGATGGCAGGCGTTATTGCACCGCAAGTTTGCTGGACACTCGAAATGTCAGTCAAACCGCGACAGGGCCTGCGTACATTCTGACCAATGCACACTGCGCTTCAATCGTCTCCGGGGCAATATCCAATGTTCCTTATAAAGGCCAGGTGCAGTTCAATTATTTCCACGACACATTGGAGGGCGCCAAGCGTTACGACATCGAGAAGGTCAGTTGGGCCAGCCTGGCAAGCTCTGACGTCGCCATCCTGGAACTGAAAACTTCTCTGGACACACTGCTGAAGGACGGAATAACGCCACTCAAGTTAGCCACCACAGCGCCTACGAAACGCGATCTGGTACACGTCATTGGTTCGCCTGGCGTAGCCCCCGGCCTCAGGCTTTCCACCTGCACCCAAGAGCCTTCAAAAATCGTGATCGTCAAGTGGGTGACCGTGCTGACGGATTACCTGCAACAAGACTGTAAAGGCATTGCGCCGGGCTCTTCTGGATCGCCGGCACTTGATGCATCGACGGGGGAAATTACCGGGGTATTGTCTGGAACAACCAACGGTCTCTCACCCGACGATCAGTGTTTTTGGCATGGGCTGTGTGACGGCGATAAAACATCGTTCATCCCTCATGACCAAGCGACTCAGAGTCTTCCCGTAGACTTCCTGTCTTATTGCTTCACCAACGAACGATTTAATATAGATGCACAACGCTGCACTTTGAAACCTAACTTCGAATTCAAATCCGAACGAAATGCCGACATTACACTGCATAAAAAACCTGTCGACCGTCATGACAAAGCTCCCACTTGGGGCGTCGACTTTTCAATGAGCACAGCTTTTTATCGCTTTAAAACAGTTCGAGATGCACACGCTTGTTATTCGTCGGATCAATACAGTGGCGCTATCAGTACTGCCAATGCGAGGATTGATGCAACGATTGGTCGAGAGGCGGGTTTGTATTTCCTTTGTCTCATAGGCGTTGAATCTGCTGAACAGCGACCAAGTGCCGGGTTACGCAGAAATACGCAAATATTGACGGCGCGCCTTGTAGAGCCTGTCGCTCCTCAACCGCCAGAACCGACTTACATTCTCGAGAACTACGGATACTACCTGGGAGTCAAGTTGCGAGAAGAAATCTCGCGCTCTATCTGGACTCAATATTATGTAGGTCCGGTAGGGGAAACCGATTGTACGAAAATTGACCGTCAGGATTACAAGCGCGCAGACACTGGATTTGTGGTGAGGATGGATTCACTTCCCCGGACGCTTTGCAGCTTTACTACAAGGAGTGATCTGAATACGTCCAGCGTACGTACCGATTTACTGGAATCCTTGGATCAGAGATAACGCGCCATGATGTCGTCCACCACGCCTTCCTTGCGCAGTTGATCCAGCGCGGACTGAAGCTTGGCGACGATCTCGTCCGGCACTTCTTTATTCAGCGCCAAGTACAACTCGGCGCTGTTGAAGCGCAGCACGGTTTTGAGACCGGTCACGCCGTCCTGCCGGGCCAGATAACGCCCGGCCGGATCGCCAGTGGCCCACAGATCGATCTGCCCACTGACCAATTTCTTGGCATTGTCTTGATCGCGCAGCACCACAATCGGCTTCAACCCCTGCTTCGCCAGGGTTTCGGCAATCGCATCGCCCTTGTAGGCGCCGATCTTGTACTTGCGCGCCTGTTCCAGCGTTTCGAGGGTGATCTTGCTGTCAGCCTTGGCCAGCATGATCCAGTCGTCCGGACCAATCGGGCCGACCCACTTGAAGAGTTTTTCGCGATCCGGCAGCCGCGCCATCACGAATACGCCGTAACCGGGTTTTTCCAGGGCGATCTTGTAGATTCGCTCCCAGGGGAAACGCAGAGTCAGGCTGTAGGTGATGTTGGCGCGCTTGAACATCTCGCGGACGATGTCCACGGCGATGCCATTGATGTTCTCGTCCTGAGCGAAGTTTTTGCCGTTCTTCGCCATGTTGTAGGGCGGGAAGTTTTCCGTCAGCAGCACCAGGTCGGTGGCGGGACTTTCTTCGGCGCGGGCTGCGTTGATGAGCAACAGAGAAGCGCTGGCGAGGACAAGAAGAAAACGTTTGAGCATGTCGGGCTACCGAAATCCATGGCGTGCCCAAGAGTGCCTTGAGCCCGCCATGCTGTCCACTGGCCTGTACCGGTTTTAGCGCATCACGATGCCGCGATGGGCCATGTAGGCCTTGGCTTCCTGCACGGTGTATTCGCCGAAGTGGAAAATACTCGCCGCCAATACCGCACTGGCGTGGCCTTCGATAATACCGTCGGCCAGATGCTGCAGGTTGCCGACGCCGCCGGAAGCGATCACCGGAATACCCAGCGCATCGCTGATGGCGCGGGTGACGCCCAGGTCGAAGCCGTTTTTCATACCATCCTGGTCCATGCTGGTCAGCAGGATTTCACCGGCGCCCAGGCCTTCCATCTTCATCGCCCACTCGACAGCGTCGAGGCCGGTCGGCTTGCGGCCGCCGTGGGTGAAGATTTCCCAGCGCGGGGTTTCGCCCGGCAGTGAAACCTTCTTCGCGTCGATGGCGACGACGATGCATTGCGAGCCGAAATGCTGCGCCGCTTCACCGACGAACTCCGGGTTGAACACCGCGGCAGTGTTGATCGACACCTTGTCCGCGCCGGCATTCAGCAAATTGCGGATGTCCTGCACGGTACGCACGCCACCGCCCACGGTCAACGGGATAAACACCTGGCTGGCCATGCGCTCGACGGTATGCAGCGTAGTGTCGCGGCCATCGACGCTGGCGGTGATGTCGAGGAAGGTAATCTCATCGGCACCCTGCTCGTCATAGCGGCGGGCGATTTCCACCGGGTCACCGGCGTCGCGGATGTTCTCGAACTTCACACCTTTGACGACCCGGCCGTTGTCCACGTCCAGGCAAGGGATGATGCGTTTGGCCAGCGCCATGGTCAGTCCTCAGCCTTTGTACGAATCGCAGAAAGCTTGCGCTTCAGCGACGTCGAGGGTGCCTTCGTAGATCGCCCGGCCGGTGATCGCGCCGATGATGCCCGGCGCCTTGGCGTCGAGCAGCGACTTGATATCACCGAGGTTGTGAATACCGCCGGAAGCGATGACCGGAATGCGCGTGGCGGCGGCCAGCGCGGCGGTGAACGGAACGTTGCAGCCCTGCATCATGCCGTCTTTGGCGATGTCGGTATAAACGATCGCGGACACGCCGTCGGCTTCGAACTGTTTGGCCAGGTCAATCACCTGGATGGTGCTGATTTCAGCCCAGCCGTCGGTGGCGACGAAACCGTCTTTAGCGTCCAGGCCAACGATCACTTTGCCCGGAAACGCGCGGCAGGCTTCAGCGACGAAGGCCGGATCTTTCACGGCTTTGGTGCCGATGATCACGTAGCTCACGCCAGCCTTCACGTAGTGCTCGATGGTTTCCAGGGAACGGATACCGCCGCCGATCTGGATCGGCAGGTTCGGGTAGCGCTTGGCGATGGCGGTGACCACTTCGCCGTTGACCGGCTGGCCTTCGAAGGCGCCGTTCAGGTCGACCAGATGCAGACGACGGCAACCGCCCTCCACCCACTTGGCAGCCATGCTCACCGGGTCATCGGAGAACACTGTGGAATCTTCCATGCGGCCCTGGCGCAGACGAACACAGGCACCGTCCTTGAGATCGATAGCGGGAATAATCAGCATCTGGCAAACCTTCAAATTCGATTGTTCAGCTTCGCTCGAAAATCAGTTTTTCTCGAGCGCCCACAGGTCACTTTCGATGCTTTCGAACCTCTCTTTGAGGTGCGTCTGCACATCGAAAATTGCCCTGTTGTAATAGTGCGGCGCAATTTCGCGGGTAAACAGTTCAAGGATTTCGGCCGCTTCGAATGAACCCAGGTCCAGTTCGAAGCGATCCTCCATGAAGCGCTTGATCTTGTGATTGGCCTCGTTCTCCTGTTCGGGAGTGAGGGTCAGGATCGGCGGCTTCTTCTTGACGGCCATTTACCAGCGACCATCCCACGCGGCGAAGTTCTGCAACAATTGCAGGCCATGGGTATGGCTCTTCTCCGGGTGGAACTGCACGGCGAAACGCGAGCCATCGGCCAGCGCTGCAGCGAAATCGACACCGTAATGACCGCCACCCACCACTTGCCGCGGATTGCCGGCAGCGATGTAGTAGCTGTGCACGAAGTAGAAACGCGCCAGGTCCGGAATGTTGTGCCACAGCGGGTGATCCACCGTCTGTTTCACTTCGTTCCAGCCCATGTGCGGGACTTTCAGGTGTTCGCCGTCTTCATGCAGGTCTTTGCCGAAGAACTTCACCGCGCCCGGGAACAGGCCGATGCAGTCGACGCCGTCGTTCTCTTCACTGCTGTCGAGCAAGGCTTGCATGCCGACGCAGATGCCGAGGAACGGACGGTCCTGGCTGACTTCACGCACCAGCGAGTCGAAACCCAGGCGACGGATCTCCGCCATGCAGTCGCGAATCGCGCCGACGCCGGGGAAAACCACCCGGTCGGCTTCGCGAATCACAGCGGCGTCGCTGGTGATCAAGACCTTGCCGGCACCGACGTGCTCGAGGGCCTTGGCCACCGAGTGCAGGTTGCCCATGCCGTAATCGATAACCGCGACCGTCTGCATTACAGAACGCCTTTGGTCGATGGCATTTGCCCGGCCATGCGGTCATCCAGCTCTACCGCCATGCGCAGGGCGCGGCCGAAAGCCTTGAACACGGTTTCGATCTGGTGGTGGGTGTTGGTGCCACGCAGGTTGTCGATGTGCAGGCTGACCAGGGCATGGTTGACGAAGCCCTGGAAGAATTCCTGGAACAGGTCAACGTCGAAACCGCCGACGGTGGCGCGGGTATAGGGAACGTGCATCTGCAGGCCAGGGCGGCCGGAGAAGTCGATCACCACGCGCGACAGCGCTTCATCGAGCGGCACGTAGGCGTGGCCGTAGCGACGGATGCCTTTCTTGTCGCCAATGGCTTTGGCAAAGGCCTGACCCAGGGTGATACCGACGTCTTCCACGGTGTGGTGGTCGTCGATATGCAGGTCGCCCTTGCTGACAATATCCAGGTCGATCAGCCCGTGACGGGCGATCTGGTCCAGCATGTGCTCAAGAAAAGGAACACCGATATCAAATCGGGCCTTTCCGGTGCCATCCAGGTTGATCGAGGCTTTGATCTGGGTTTCCAGAGTGTCGCGCTCGACAGACGCCTTACGTTCGGCCATCACCAGCTCCGCAAAATCATTGGGCGAAAAAGGCAGCCATTATAGGGGCGCGGGGCCGAAACAGAAACACGGGAGGTGATATCGCTGACGGAGTGAATTCAGTGCTGCTGGCGATGTACATGTCAGTACAAGCATCCCAAGACCGCTGATCGCTCCCACGCTCTGCGTGGGAGTGCAGCCCTGGACGCTCCGCGTCCGCTCTGAATGTGACGCGGAGCGTCACGGGAGGCATTCCCACGCAGAGCGTGGGAACGATCAGGTGTAAGCGAACTTAGTGGAACAGAACCGCCGTTTTCTGCAGGGTCACCCACACACCCCACGCCAACGGAATCCCCACCACCAGCCACGCTGCCACTGCCAAAGGCTTGGTGCCCGCATCCGCTTTCCACTCCAATACGGTGCTGCTGTCAGCCCCCTTGTCGTGGCCCAGCGCCTGTTCGGCGGCCAGTTCGGCGTCGGTCATGAAGTACTTGTCCGCCACCGGACGCACCAGCAGGTTGCAGATGAAACCCAGCACCAGCAGGCCCGCGAGGATGTACAACGTGATGTCGTAAGCCGCGGCACGTTCAACGCCGATGCTCAGTTGATATTCACGCAGGTAGTTCACCAATACCGGACCCAACACGCCCGCCGCGGCCCATGCCGTCAGCAGACGACCGTGGATCGCGCCGACCATTTGCGTGCCGAACAGGTCCGCCAGGTAAGCCGGAACGGTTGCAAAACCACCGCCGTACATCGACAGGATGATGCAGAACGCCGCCACAAACAGCGCCACGTTGCCCAAATGACCGAGGTTCGGGATCAGCGCGTACAGGGCAAAACCCAGCGCGAAGAACACGAAATAGGTGTTTTTACGACCCAGGTAATCGGAGAACGAAGCCCAGAAGAACCGGCCACCGATGTTGAACAGGCTCAGCAAACCGGTGAAACCGGCGGCAATCGCTGCGATCGAGGCCAGTTGCCCGGCGTCCAGCTGGCCGAATGGCAGGTCGACACCGATCAATTTGCCGCCGAACACTTCCTGCAACAATGGCGAAGCCATGCCGAGGATGCCGATACCGGCCGATACGTTCAGGCACAGCACCAGCCACACCAGACGGAATTGCGGAGTTTTCCACGCGACGTTCACGTGAACGTGGCGATGAGTGATCATCGCGTTCGACGCTTTTTTCGCCGGAGCAGTCCAGCCTTCAGGCTTCCAGCCGGTTGGCGGAACGCGGTAGGACAGTGCGCCGCCGATCATGAACACGAAGTAGATCGCGGCCATCACCAGGAAGCTCTGCCAGACGCCTACGCCAGTTGGCGAAGCGAAATGGCTCATCAATGCTGCTGCCAGTGGAGCGCCAACCATCGCGCCGCCGCCGAAGCCCATGATCGCCATGCCCGTGGCCATGCCGCGCTTGTCCGGGAACCACTTGATCAGGGTCGAGACCGGCGAGATGTAACCCAGGCCCAGGCCGATACCGCCAATGACCCCGGAGCCGATCCACATCAACCAGATCTGGTGGGTATAAATCCCCAGCGCCGAAATCAGCAGACCGCCGCACCAGCACAGTGCCGATACCACACCGGCCTTGCGCGGCCCGGCGTGTTCCAGCCAGCCGCCCCAGATCGCCGCCGAGCAGCCGAGGAAGATGAAGAACAGGGTGTAGATCCAGCCGAGCATCGAGATCGGCCAGTCACATTGGGACGAGAAGACTTGCGAGATGAAGCTCATGTCCGGCGCGCAAGCCACTGGAGCGGTGACGCCCAGAGCCTTGGACAGCGGCAACCAGAACACCGAGAAGCCGTAGGCCATGCCGATGCACAGGTGGATGGCCAATGCGGCCGGTGGTACCAGCCAACGGTTGAAACCGGGCTTGGCGATTATGCGTTCCTTGGACAGGAACGCGGGCTGGCCGGCTATGACGCCGTCCGCCGTGATGCTCGTGCTCATTGTGTATCCCCCAATTATTAGTATGGTTCGCCAGCCACTCCTCACTCACAGCCTTTATGCACGCAGACATGACCGTTTTTTTTCGGGTGAAACCCAGTTGGGCGTGACATTAAGTCGCAGAAGGACGGACGAACCGGGAGAGGTTACCATTTGCTCGTGACAGAAAAACCAAACTGACATCACCTTTTCTGTGTCATCAGTTCTCGTATGACTGAAAGCACATGCTTTCAGGCGCAGGATCGAT contains:
- a CDS encoding divergent polysaccharide deacetylase family protein; the protein is MRLWFILGLLCCLAGAAHAEPATTKPHKAYLTLIIDDLGQNLPRDRRVLALPGPVTTAIMPDTPHAAEFAREAHRAGKIVILHMPMDPATGPFAWHPDLPIEELEKRLNAAFQAVPYTAGINNHMGSRMTAQQPAMAWLMADLQRRHKFFVDSRTSAQTVGAAEAQKIGLASVSRDVFLDDERTEAAIFTQLQTAINLAHKQGSAVMIGHPYPQTLAVLERELPKLKAQGIDWIDIKLMISVRSNKAMAGHGKDGVYR
- a CDS encoding trypsin-like serine peptidase; this translates as MHTKITALSFFALATLSLSFGTFAQTIPESPEAVLLSNKDGQNNKWNGIGNIFKDGRRYCTASLLDTRNVSQTATGPAYILTNAHCASIVSGAISNVPYKGQVQFNYFHDTLEGAKRYDIEKVSWASLASSDVAILELKTSLDTLLKDGITPLKLATTAPTKRDLVHVIGSPGVAPGLRLSTCTQEPSKIVIVKWVTVLTDYLQQDCKGIAPGSSGSPALDASTGEITGVLSGTTNGLSPDDQCFWHGLCDGDKTSFIPHDQATQSLPVDFLSYCFTNERFNIDAQRCTLKPNFEFKSERNADITLHKKPVDRHDKAPTWGVDFSMSTAFYRFKTVRDAHACYSSDQYSGAISTANARIDATIGREAGLYFLCLIGVESAEQRPSAGLRRNTQILTARLVEPVAPQPPEPTYILENYGYYLGVKLREEISRSIWTQYYVGPVGETDCTKIDRQDYKRADTGFVVRMDSLPRTLCSFTTRSDLNTSSVRTDLLESLDQR
- a CDS encoding substrate-binding periplasmic protein is translated as MLKRFLLVLASASLLLINAARAEESPATDLVLLTENFPPYNMAKNGKNFAQDENINGIAVDIVREMFKRANITYSLTLRFPWERIYKIALEKPGYGVFVMARLPDREKLFKWVGPIGPDDWIMLAKADSKITLETLEQARKYKIGAYKGDAIAETLAKQGLKPIVVLRDQDNAKKLVSGQIDLWATGDPAGRYLARQDGVTGLKTVLRFNSAELYLALNKEVPDEIVAKLQSALDQLRKEGVVDDIMARYL
- the hisF gene encoding imidazole glycerol phosphate synthase subunit HisF, which gives rise to MALAKRIIPCLDVDNGRVVKGVKFENIRDAGDPVEIARRYDEQGADEITFLDITASVDGRDTTLHTVERMASQVFIPLTVGGGVRTVQDIRNLLNAGADKVSINTAAVFNPEFVGEAAQHFGSQCIVVAIDAKKVSLPGETPRWEIFTHGGRKPTGLDAVEWAMKMEGLGAGEILLTSMDQDGMKNGFDLGVTRAISDALGIPVIASGGVGNLQHLADGIIEGHASAVLAASIFHFGEYTVQEAKAYMAHRGIVMR
- the hisA gene encoding 1-(5-phosphoribosyl)-5-[(5-phosphoribosylamino)methylideneamino]imidazole-4-carboxamide isomerase, encoding MLIIPAIDLKDGACVRLRQGRMEDSTVFSDDPVSMAAKWVEGGCRRLHLVDLNGAFEGQPVNGEVVTAIAKRYPNLPIQIGGGIRSLETIEHYVKAGVSYVIIGTKAVKDPAFVAEACRAFPGKVIVGLDAKDGFVATDGWAEISTIQVIDLAKQFEADGVSAIVYTDIAKDGMMQGCNVPFTAALAAATRIPVIASGGIHNLGDIKSLLDAKAPGIIGAITGRAIYEGTLDVAEAQAFCDSYKG
- a CDS encoding DUF2164 domain-containing protein, whose product is MAVKKKPPILTLTPEQENEANHKIKRFMEDRFELDLGSFEAAEILELFTREIAPHYYNRAIFDVQTHLKERFESIESDLWALEKN
- the hisH gene encoding imidazole glycerol phosphate synthase subunit HisH; the encoded protein is MQTVAVIDYGMGNLHSVAKALEHVGAGKVLITSDAAVIREADRVVFPGVGAIRDCMAEIRRLGFDSLVREVSQDRPFLGICVGMQALLDSSEENDGVDCIGLFPGAVKFFGKDLHEDGEHLKVPHMGWNEVKQTVDHPLWHNIPDLARFYFVHSYYIAAGNPRQVVGGGHYGVDFAAALADGSRFAVQFHPEKSHTHGLQLLQNFAAWDGRW
- the hisB gene encoding imidazoleglycerol-phosphate dehydratase HisB: MAERKASVERDTLETQIKASINLDGTGKARFDIGVPFLEHMLDQIARHGLIDLDIVSKGDLHIDDHHTVEDVGITLGQAFAKAIGDKKGIRRYGHAYVPLDEALSRVVIDFSGRPGLQMHVPYTRATVGGFDVDLFQEFFQGFVNHALVSLHIDNLRGTNTHHQIETVFKAFGRALRMAVELDDRMAGQMPSTKGVL
- a CDS encoding OFA family MFS transporter, which produces MSTSITADGVIAGQPAFLSKERIIAKPGFNRWLVPPAALAIHLCIGMAYGFSVFWLPLSKALGVTAPVACAPDMSFISQVFSSQCDWPISMLGWIYTLFFIFLGCSAAIWGGWLEHAGPRKAGVVSALCWCGGLLISALGIYTHQIWLMWIGSGVIGGIGLGLGYISPVSTLIKWFPDKRGMATGMAIMGFGGGAMVGAPLAAALMSHFASPTGVGVWQSFLVMAAIYFVFMIGGALSYRVPPTGWKPEGWTAPAKKASNAMITHRHVHVNVAWKTPQFRLVWLVLCLNVSAGIGILGMASPLLQEVFGGKLIGVDLPFGQLDAGQLASIAAIAAGFTGLLSLFNIGGRFFWASFSDYLGRKNTYFVFFALGFALYALIPNLGHLGNVALFVAAFCIILSMYGGGFATVPAYLADLFGTQMVGAIHGRLLTAWAAAGVLGPVLVNYLREYQLSIGVERAAAYDITLYILAGLLVLGFICNLLVRPVADKYFMTDAELAAEQALGHDKGADSSTVLEWKADAGTKPLAVAAWLVVGIPLAWGVWVTLQKTAVLFH